A portion of the Streptomyces sp. NBC_00376 genome contains these proteins:
- a CDS encoding DUF1707 SHOCT-like domain-containing protein, with protein sequence MDLEKQPQQPVAPVEPAGIRASDADRDRIADILREAMAEGRLTADEHAERVDAVYRAKTVGELEPLVRDLPAPVGAARTAAAPGVHGHESPTGPADNLVAIFSSSTRKGRWRVGSRTNAFALFGSVEVDLTEALFGQRLTVINATSIFGSVDVKVPENISLRGSGTGVFGNFEVATLESADPEAPVVVVNGYSVFGSVEAKPKRGKFIADLQDRLRKYLG encoded by the coding sequence GTGGACCTCGAAAAGCAGCCCCAGCAGCCAGTGGCCCCGGTGGAGCCGGCCGGCATCCGCGCCTCCGACGCGGACCGGGACCGGATCGCGGACATCCTGCGGGAAGCCATGGCCGAGGGCCGGCTCACCGCCGACGAGCACGCCGAGCGGGTCGACGCGGTCTACCGCGCCAAGACCGTCGGCGAGCTGGAACCGCTGGTACGGGACCTGCCCGCCCCGGTGGGCGCCGCCCGCACTGCCGCCGCTCCCGGCGTCCACGGTCACGAGAGCCCCACGGGTCCCGCCGACAACCTGGTGGCGATCTTCAGCAGCTCGACCCGCAAGGGCCGCTGGCGGGTCGGCAGCCGTACGAACGCCTTCGCGCTCTTCGGCAGCGTGGAGGTCGATCTGACCGAGGCGCTTTTCGGTCAGAGACTCACGGTCATCAACGCGACTTCCATCTTCGGGAGTGTCGACGTCAAGGTCCCCGAGAACATCTCGCTGCGCGGTAGCGGCACGGGCGTCTTCGGCAATTTCGAAGTCGCCACACTGGAATCCGCTGACCCCGAAGCGCCGGTGGTCGTGGTGAACGGCTATTCCGTGTTCGGCAGCGTGGAGGCGAAGCCCAAGCGCGGGAAGTTCATCGCGGATCTCCAGGACCGGCTGCGTAAATACCTCGGATAG